The Methylomonas koyamae genome has a segment encoding these proteins:
- the pqqE gene encoding pyrroloquinoline quinone biosynthesis protein PqqE: MAGSNKANITPPRWLLAELSYKCPLQCPYCSNPLDYAKYPDELSTDDWKRVLSQARKMGAVQLGFSGGEPLTRQDLVELVRYARELGYYSNLITSGYGLTEEKIIELKQAGLDHIQISIQASTQELNDHIAGTKTYQQKQEVARLIKKHGYPMVLCVVIHRENIHQMPEILEMAENLGADYLELANTQYYGWAHINRDALLPTREQFEEAEKIAQAYKEKVAGKMKIYYVVPDYYEDRPKACMNGWGTTFLTIAPDGTALPCHSARELPGLDCPNVKDYSIQDIWNDSKTFNFFRGTEWMQEPCRSCDEKHKDFGGCRCQAYLFNGDMYSTDPVCSKSPERHRIDEAIASARATAMADHEQPLVFRNSKNSRQF, from the coding sequence ATGGCTGGATCAAACAAGGCTAATATCACGCCGCCGCGCTGGTTGCTGGCGGAATTGAGCTACAAGTGTCCGCTGCAATGTCCGTATTGCTCGAATCCGCTGGATTACGCCAAATATCCGGACGAACTCAGCACCGACGACTGGAAGCGGGTACTCAGCCAGGCGCGTAAAATGGGCGCGGTACAGCTCGGTTTTTCCGGCGGCGAACCGCTGACCCGGCAAGACTTGGTCGAACTGGTGCGCTATGCCCGCGAACTGGGTTATTACTCGAATCTGATCACCTCAGGATATGGCTTGACGGAAGAGAAGATTATCGAATTAAAACAAGCCGGCCTCGATCACATCCAAATCAGCATCCAAGCCAGCACCCAGGAACTCAACGACCATATCGCCGGCACCAAGACTTACCAACAGAAACAGGAAGTTGCCAGATTAATCAAAAAACACGGCTACCCGATGGTGTTGTGCGTGGTGATCCACCGCGAAAACATCCATCAAATGCCGGAAATTCTGGAGATGGCCGAAAACCTCGGCGCCGACTATCTGGAATTGGCCAATACCCAATACTACGGCTGGGCCCACATCAACCGCGACGCGCTGTTGCCTACTCGGGAACAATTCGAGGAAGCCGAGAAAATCGCCCAAGCCTACAAGGAAAAAGTGGCCGGCAAGATGAAGATTTACTATGTGGTGCCGGATTACTACGAAGACCGACCGAAAGCCTGCATGAACGGCTGGGGCACCACCTTTTTGACCATCGCCCCGGACGGCACCGCGCTGCCTTGTCATTCGGCGCGGGAATTGCCGGGTCTGGATTGCCCCAACGTCAAGGATTACAGCATTCAGGATATCTGGAACGACTCGAAAACTTTCAATTTCTTCCGCGGCACCGAGTGGATGCAGGAACCTTGCCGCAGCTGCGACGAAAAACACAAGGATTTCGGCGGCTGCCGCTGCCAAGCCTATTTGTTTAACGGCGACATGTATAGTACCGATCCGGTTTGCAGCAAGTCACCGGAACGGCATCGAATAGACGAGGCGATTGCCTCGGCCCGTGCCACGGCAATGGCCGATCACGAACAGCCGCTGGTATTCCGCAATAGCAAAAATTCCCGGCAATTCTGA
- the pqqD gene encoding pyrroloquinoline quinone biosynthesis peptide chaperone PqqD, with translation MTINPDQTLQFSPLHRLQWEEAQQKYVILYPEGMVELNQSSAEILKLCDGEHNSTQIVEELETKFAATGLSNDIHNFLNIALQNGWIKQG, from the coding sequence ATGACCATTAACCCCGATCAAACCCTGCAATTCTCGCCACTACACCGGCTGCAATGGGAAGAGGCCCAGCAAAAATACGTGATTCTCTATCCCGAGGGCATGGTCGAGCTAAATCAAAGCTCGGCGGAAATCCTCAAGCTGTGCGACGGTGAACATAATTCGACGCAAATCGTCGAGGAACTGGAAACCAAATTCGCAGCCACCGGCTTGAGCAACGACATCCACAATTTCCTGAACATCGCTTTGCAAAATGGCTGGATCAAACAAGGCTAA
- a CDS encoding Uma2 family endonuclease, with the protein MQTAERLRFSAEDYLAWEETQAEKHEFVAGEVFAMTGARQAHVLVSGNIHSALKQRLRGTPCRAYMVDMKLRVESADAFFYPDIMVSCHPDDRKAEQYLANPSLILEVLSDSTADYDRGGKFVAYRKLESLREYLIVDIEARRVECFRRTADNDWLLHDYVGEVACKLTSLGIQIPMSEIFEDIEAA; encoded by the coding sequence ATGCAAACCGCCGAGCGACTTCGTTTTAGTGCCGAGGATTATCTGGCTTGGGAAGAAACTCAAGCCGAGAAGCACGAGTTTGTGGCTGGAGAAGTTTTTGCCATGACTGGGGCACGTCAAGCTCATGTGCTGGTGTCCGGCAACATTCACTCCGCTTTGAAACAACGTCTGCGGGGCACTCCATGCAGAGCCTACATGGTCGACATGAAATTGCGCGTGGAAAGTGCCGATGCTTTTTTTTATCCCGACATCATGGTTTCCTGTCATCCCGATGATCGTAAAGCAGAACAATATCTTGCAAATCCAAGCTTGATCCTGGAAGTGTTATCCGACTCAACCGCAGACTATGACCGAGGCGGCAAGTTCGTCGCCTACCGCAAGCTGGAATCGCTGAGGGAATATTTGATCGTCGATATCGAAGCCCGCCGGGTCGAATGCTTCCGCCGCACCGCCGACAACGATTGGCTGCTGCACGACTATGTCGGCGAAGTGGCTTGTAAACTGACTAGCCTGGGCATTCAAATACCCATGTCCGAAATTTTTGAAGACATCGAAGCCGCGTAG
- the pqqC gene encoding pyrroloquinoline-quinone synthase PqqC, producing the protein MTADNQPWSREEFEAKLRGMEKYYHIHHPMHVLMNEGKLTKQQLQGWVANRFYYQVMIPIKDANIMANCPDRETRAKWVQRILDHDGHPGDTGGIEAWIQLGIAVGLSREEITSLKHVLPGVRFAVDAYVNFARRAEWHEAASSSLTELFAPKIHQQRLDNWPDVYPWVEKEGYAYFKKRLTEARRDVEHGLELTLDWYKTREQQERMLDILKFKLDVLWTMADAMYLAYVANMPPYFNIEQ; encoded by the coding sequence ATGACTGCTGACAACCAACCCTGGAGCCGCGAAGAATTCGAAGCCAAATTGCGCGGCATGGAAAAGTACTACCACATCCATCATCCGATGCATGTACTGATGAACGAAGGCAAGTTGACCAAGCAGCAATTGCAGGGCTGGGTCGCCAACCGCTTTTATTATCAAGTCATGATTCCGATCAAGGACGCCAACATCATGGCCAATTGTCCGGACCGCGAGACCCGCGCCAAGTGGGTGCAGCGCATTTTGGATCACGACGGCCACCCGGGGGATACTGGCGGCATCGAAGCGTGGATACAGCTGGGTATCGCGGTTGGCTTGAGCCGCGAAGAGATTACTTCGTTGAAACACGTGCTGCCCGGCGTGCGTTTTGCCGTGGACGCCTACGTCAACTTCGCCCGTCGCGCCGAATGGCACGAAGCCGCCAGCTCGTCGCTGACGGAACTGTTCGCGCCGAAAATCCATCAACAGCGCCTGGACAACTGGCCGGACGTGTATCCTTGGGTCGAGAAAGAAGGTTATGCCTATTTCAAAAAGCGCCTGACCGAAGCCCGCCGCGACGTCGAGCACGGGTTGGAACTGACGCTGGACTGGTACAAAACCCGCGAACAACAGGAACGCATGCTGGACATCCTGAAATTCAAGCTCGACGTGCTGTGGACGATGGCCGATGCGATGTATCTGGCTTACGTCGCCAACATGCCGCCGTATTTCAACATCGAACAATAA
- the pqqB gene encoding pyrroloquinoline quinone biosynthesis protein PqqB — MKIRVLGAGAGGGFPQWNCNCDNCGRYRRGEFNGKARTQSSIAVSSDGRNWLLFNTSPDIRAQLEAFPAIQPKTGIRDTGIKAVLLIDSQIDHTTGMLMLREGKPLEVYCTEMVKQDLSSGFPLFTMLKDYCTVNHHSIACDETPFEIPGIDDIRIYAHALKSKAPPYSPHRHDPHDGDNIGVIVEQISTGKKLYYSPGLGEIEPHVFKAMQTVDCLMVDGTFWTDDEMVTRGISHKRAREIGHLPQSGPGGMIEVLNGVPKARKILIHINNTNPILDEDSPERKTLDANGIEVAYDGLEIDL; from the coding sequence ATGAAAATCAGAGTTCTCGGCGCCGGCGCCGGCGGCGGCTTTCCGCAATGGAACTGCAATTGCGACAATTGCGGCCGTTACCGTAGAGGCGAGTTCAACGGCAAGGCTCGCACCCAATCGTCGATTGCCGTCAGCAGCGACGGACGCAACTGGTTGCTGTTCAACACCTCGCCGGATATTCGCGCACAATTGGAAGCCTTTCCGGCCATCCAGCCCAAAACCGGCATCCGCGACACCGGCATCAAAGCTGTTTTGTTAATCGACAGCCAAATCGATCACACCACCGGCATGCTGATGCTGCGCGAAGGCAAGCCTTTGGAAGTGTATTGCACCGAAATGGTCAAGCAAGATCTGAGCAGCGGCTTCCCGCTGTTCACCATGCTGAAAGATTACTGCACGGTCAACCACCATTCGATCGCCTGCGACGAAACGCCGTTCGAGATTCCCGGCATAGACGACATTCGCATTTACGCCCATGCCTTGAAAAGCAAGGCGCCGCCCTATTCGCCGCACCGCCACGATCCGCACGACGGCGACAATATCGGCGTCATCGTCGAGCAAATTTCCACCGGCAAAAAACTGTATTACTCGCCAGGCCTGGGCGAGATCGAACCGCATGTTTTTAAGGCCATGCAAACGGTTGATTGCCTGATGGTGGACGGCACCTTCTGGACCGACGATGAAATGGTGACGCGCGGCATCAGCCACAAACGCGCCCGCGAGATCGGCCACTTGCCGCAATCCGGCCCCGGCGGCATGATAGAAGTGCTAAACGGCGTGCCCAAGGCCCGTAAGATTTTGATTCATATCAATAACACCAACCCGATTCTCGACGAAGATTCGCCGGAGCGTAAGACCCTGGATGCCAACGGTATCGAAGTGGCTTACGACGGTTTGGAAATCGACTTATAA
- the pqqA gene encoding pyrroloquinoline quinone precursor peptide PqqA, with protein MKWETPAYNDMRFGFEVTMYIYNR; from the coding sequence ATGAAATGGGAAACACCTGCTTATAACGACATGCGTTTCGGTTTTGAAGTTACCATGTACATCTACAACCGTTAA